The following DNA comes from Halobacillus litoralis.
AAATGCGTTATATCAAGCTCTCATGATCAGAATACCTTCCTTGGAATTGACAATCCTCTACTTCCCTTAAGCTCTTAGATGCTTATTCCAGAAGTCGTTTCGAGAACCTTATAAGGTAAGGGGGCGGAGGCAGACAAGACACCACAGAACTTTATCTCGAGGAGGTTCCTGAAGAACTGCAACTTTCTGAGTTATGCAACAAAATAAAGGCCAGCCAGAACGATTTTATCGTTTTCAACTCATCTTCTTTATTTCGATGAGACATTAATAAATCAAAGTAAATCACTCTATTTAGATAGGCCTCGTTGCTTCCACGAGGAGCGTTCGGTGGTGACGCTTGCGGGAATAGCGCGAGCCGAAGATCCACTTGGTCAAGTGATCTCCTTGACCAAGTTAGCTGAGGCCGTGCCCGCGGCAAGCATCCACCGACAAGCGATTCGTGAGAAGCAACAACAAACTTTAACAGTTCCTCTAGATTGAAACCGGATTTCTGGATAATGATAATTATTCAGAGAAATTTCAGCTTCATTTTTATAAATGAGTTAAAATATTAACGAGCTTCCCGAACGGATCTCTAACGTAAAAACGCCGAACTCCCCACGGTTCCTCAGCCGGTCCATACTCAATTGAAATTCCTGCATCTTTTATACGGATGAGCACCTCGTCAAGATCGTCAACCTCAATGGACAAATCAGGGACAGGTGTGCCGGAGCCACCTTCTGATAAGAAACTGATTTGGGTAGTCATTTTCTCATTAGAACCATACGTTGCAATAAATCCAAGATCCATTTTTTGATCAAGTCCCAGTATCTCCTCGTAGAAGTGCTTTGCTTTGGAAATGTCCTGTGTCTCAATATTGGCAACAATTCGCTTGACCTTCATTTATATACCTCCGAGACATTTTAGAGTTTATTTTATCGCTACTTCATAAATTCTCTTTATGTAGAACAACTTCCATATGATTACTTCAAAAACCTGCCCTCACTAAAAGAAGGAAACGTAGTCAGCTCAACACTCCGCTTCTACATTAGCTTAATAAGAAATTCAGGACATCAGATTCTAATTCTTGATGGAAAAGCTCTCTATCAAATCCAGCCGGGTCTTGAGAAGGAGGAAATGAGGATTTTTTCATCTCTTTCGGAAAAGGACTCAGGAAGGAGAAATGACCAGCGTCATCTATGGTTCGGCTTTCAATTTTTTCAGTATTTCCAACCCCTTTCAATAAAATCTCAGCATGAAAATAAGGAGTGATTTCATCTCTTTCTCCTGTCATCATCAAAATTGGTAAATTCAATTTTTCAAGAGCCCCCTCATTCCTGAACCACCCTAAAGCAGGCGCTAATAAAATCACCTTTTTTATTCTTTCTTCCACCTTTAGATCTATTACTTCAGGTACTTGGTTATCCGTTTCCCACGGCAGAGTTGTCGGTATTCCACCAGTTGCCGCAATTGCGGTATAACCTCCCATTGAATGTCCGATTATTGAAATATCATCAAAATTAACATTGTTTTTAAAAAGATCGTCTCCTTTAAACCAGTCAATGGTTTGAGTGATATTGCCTGGTCTGCTTTCTAAAAGGGTGACTGAGTTTTCCAGTTGATTGTCATGGATATTGTTGTAAGGATGTTCGGGCATCGCTACTATAAATCCATTTTGAACTAAATGACGAGCAAGAGTTCTATAAACAAGTGGAGTTCCACCAGTACCATGAGAGATGACTACCAATGGAAATACATCATCTTGCGGTTTTGCATCCTTTGCCACATTTAAGCTATACGGTCCTATGAATTCTTCTTTTTCAGGTGTGCGGGTTGGATACATAACAAAAACAGGAAATGTTACACCTAAATGATCATCAACAACTTCAACCTTTTTTAAGCCAGCAAATTTTTCTTTTTCTCCGTTTTTCAATTAATATCACCTCAGTATTTATGTAAGAAAGACTACTTTTACATACGTCATCATAACTTTACACCTGAAGGTTTGATTGGCGATGTTTAAAAATAACTAAGTTATAAGTCTTGATATAATCCTATTCTGTTCCCATAAGGATCTTCAAACGTGCACCAAGCTGCCGGCACCCCTTCCCTGGATTTAACCTCTTCTATTTGTAGATTCAATACATTCATCAACCGCTTTCTCTCACTATTGATATCCTCAACACCTAATCTTAAGGGACCGTTACCAGTTATCGGTTCCCCTACAGCAACCTGAAGCCAGGCGTCTCTTGTGATTTCCCACTCTACAAAGTCCTCATGTGGTATAAAATCAGGTTTTCTATCAAAAAGCTTTTCATACCAAAGTATTCCTTCATAATCTGAGATTCTAATTTGAAACGTGACACCAGTATTCACCATATTACCTCTCCCTTCCCTGCATGAAAAACTATGGTTAAATTACACATTCTATTAAATTCCTTATAATCCCTTTTCTCCTAATTATATGTTTAATAATAATTGTATTGAAACTAGTTTCCTATATAACTGTTTTCAAGGATATCAGACTATTAAAGATTTTCTAAAATGCTCATGGAGATGGTGCAACGAATTCGACTTTCACCCTATCAGGATCTTCAAAGTAGACAGCATAATAATCCTCTCCGCCGGCAAAAGGATGTTGGTTTTCGTATAGGATCTTCATACCTCTCTCTTTAAGCATTCTCGTCATCTCATCTACTCTTTCACGTGAAGAAGCATGAAAAGCCAGATGATTTAAACCAGTCCTGCATCTGTGGTAAGGAACGTCTAAGTATTCAGTTTCTGTTTGCACAAATACTAAATAAGTTTCTCCTAACTTCCAGCTTTGTCCCTTATTCCATTTTTGATAAGATTGGTAGCCTAACTCATTTAAGAACCAGCCCCAAAATGATTCAGATTTCTCTAAGTCGGAAACATAGATTTCCACATGATGAAGTAATCCCTCAGACAATGTAACTACCCCTTCCTAAGATGATCGATTTTCTTAATAACAGTTTCAACTTCCTCATTGTTATGTACCACAAATAAATAGTCTGCCTCATGCTCCTCAGGATCTTTGACATCTTCTTTGAATGCTTCCTTTCGTTGGTGCTCAAGTACTTCGTTAAAATCAGAATAGTCCCCTCTAAAAATATTGATATCCCGATTACTTTGATTCACACGTGTCTTCAGTTCATCTTCCGAAATATCAAAATGAACGAGTATGCGTACAAACTCATCTTTATTGAATAACTCCTCAAGCAAATACTCACGACCTTTAAGACCTCGGTTTGAATTGCAGATAATCATGTGAGAATCCGTGTTCTCTTTAGTATAGTCTACGATTAATTTAGAAAGTGCATGTTTAAGAGTATTTGGTCCTTGTTCGGGTTGTAAGTTTTTATAATATGTATTAATAAATTCAGCATGGTTATCTTGATCTATTACAACTGAATTGGTCAACTCTTTTTCTAAAGCTCTTGCAAATGTAGTTTTTCCGCTATGGGTTTTACCTACAGTTATTATGACTAACCTTTTCATAACTTCAACTCCATAAATTTGGTTCGATATAAATAAGCCCTATTGTTATATAATTGGATTTGAATATTTTTTATCATTCTACTTAACCAACAGCATTAATAAGGATACCCGCTAAACTTCAATAAAGAATTCCATATGGATACGGTAACAATATCTTTATTACAAACCCTATAATAGCAGCTAAAGTGATAAAGACTAAGAGGATACTTGACGTTTGCCTATAGCGCTGGTGCGCCCTTGAATTTGGATTTATCAAATCCAACCCTCCCCTTACCAGGAATATTATAATGACAAGAATCATCCCATTAATAAAAGGTTTATTTAGTAATTCGGCAGCAATCAATGCAAAGAATATTCCAATAAAAGTTAATCGATTGTCTATTCTTTTATCGACCTCTTCGAAATAATCGTCTATTGCTTTAATATATTTCTTCAAAAAATGCCCACCTTATACAGAAGATTTTCAAGTTAATATTCTTTAATGAAACTAGTATCCTCCTTATCTTTTCATCTTTCTGGAAAAAAAGAATATCAACAGCCAGACTATTGAGAATAGATTTCCTAATCCCACATATATCGCCCAGACTTCCCCATTTTGGATAGAGTGTAATAAATGATCCCATTCATTATGTCCTTCACTTCTACCAATACTATTAATTATAGTAACTAGCGGTATTGTAATAACAATAAACGCAGTCACTAACGCAGAACTTATACTCCTTTTCTTCATTAAACTAAATAATGAAGTTCCTAAAACCACCAATAAGAAAAGGTAATACAATATCAAGGTCCATGGTGCCACGGTTTCCATAAAAAAACCTCCTTTTAGAGTAATTTTACACTAAAAGGGATCTTTTTCAAGGTAGCCTTAACGAGCTCCCTTTATACGCTTCTGTCTTGGTTGCTTCAATCATTTCAGGTATTAAATTTCTGGACATAGACTCCGTCCTTAAAATGCTCTCTGAAATTACCGTCACTTACTTCGTGGATCAGCCCTTTCCAAAAAGCATGGGCTGGTTCATTATTTTCTATCTGTGTTATCTCCCACTCACCAGGAAACAATGTAAACAATTTTTTCGCAATGACTTTTCCATAACCTTTCCCCTTGTATTTAGTAATAATAAAGTACTCCTCAACTGTATTAGGATTTGAAAAAGTAGCACTTTCTATAAGAGCGAATCCAATTAATTCATCACCTAACTTAATAAAATAAGCGTGGAATTGATTGTTATTCCAATACTTTTCTAAATCAAAAGGTTTGTAAGCCCCATTGTCTTCTAACTTTATATCTGGTAGATAATTACTGAATTCATAAATATAAAATTGCATTAGATTATGTAGTTTAGCCGCTTCATCTGTTCGCACTTTTTGCAAATGAATCATAAGCTCCCCCTCCTGAAAAGTTATAAAGTCAACGCTTAACCGTTGGCTCCTAATCTCACAATTGGTTTTTCATCAAAGGATATTTTCATTATCTCGGCTCCTTATACAGTCAATAATGAGGTAACCAAACACAAAGCTGAATATCATAACACCCCCTGTGTATTGGTTGAAAAGCAAACTGGTGAATGGGAGGTAGAATGAAAACACTTGGGTTGAATAAAGAAAAGGCGCAAGAATAACATACATTGATGGAATGCCTACCCCGAGGAACTTACCGATTTCAAACCCTTTAGCCTTTTCTTGTCTAATACGCTTCCATAAGCCAGGTAAGGCGAAGAGAGCACCAAATAGAATTGGATATAATAAACCGAATGTAACTACTGGCCAAATGTTGAAATCAAGCTCAGCCTGCTCTTTCAAATTTTGATAGATTTTCAAGCAAGCAATCAAACTAAATAGCATTACCAGTGTGTAAACGAAATAACCTGCGATTTTTTTAATTTATATCCCCCCTTTTTTCTTCTGAACTCGACGAATTCATTCCAATCGAATTGAGCCGTTTAACAAATAAAACTCTATCTCGCACTAGGCCCATTTTTTATCTATCTATGAGCATGAGTATGCTTCATTTCATATAACCTTCCACCAATTCATAGCATCTTTTTTCTGTAAGGTTTGCTAGCACAGACACATATCCTAAGTGTTCCTGCGTACCGCCTTCATATTCCAGGGATGCTTCCAAAGCACTGTTATCTCTGGATTTCATCCAATCCCGCTGTTCTTCTCTTAATTGATCCATTTCTTCAGCTGCCAGTTGCTCGGTTAAAACACCATAAATTTCATTCAACAACTCATCCCAAGTATCCCATCGATCGTTTTCTACTTTTTTCAAGGCATATGTAGATGAATCTGCTGCTTCCATTTCTTCTGTTTCTTTTTTAGCAGCCATTAATTTTTTCTCATACTCTTCTTTCTTACTAACCTCATTATCAGTAGATGTGTCTCCATCTTCGGTAAGCACATTGGTGGATGCCTCATCATCATCGTTAGTCTCCGTATTCTCGGTATTTGATCCATTGGCTGTAGACTCTTCACTGGAAGCATCGTCAACATTATTTTGAGTTGAGTTCTTATTTTGAGACTGGTCTTCCGACATAGCACTTGAATCTTCACAAGCAGCCAATAACATAACAAATACTACAGTAAGCGTTACAATTAAAATATTTCTTTTCATAATATGACTCTCCTTAGCTATTTAAAATCATGACAACTCTTCAATCTTACTAAAAATCAAAGCATATGCAGCTTGTATGTTATTTTCATTTCTCACATCATTATATAAAGAAAATTGCCACTTATCTGCTCTATTTCTTTCTCCCCCAGTGTATAGGCCAGTTTAATAATGATTAAATCATAGTTGCTCTTTTTCACTGGATAATTCCATTAAAAACGGAGAGGTCAAACTAAGCAGGGTTATACCTAGAATGAAAAAAATTATATACAAAACGATTGGAACAGCTGTATTATTAAAAACCCAAATTAAACTGAATGCAATAATGATGGAAAGCACGGCATGTTTGCATTGAGATTTTTCTGATAAATACTGTCTATGGCCGCAATACTTACATACAATCCTGGACTTTAACTTCATTTGTTGCTTCATTGCCTGAGACCAAGACCATTTACTGTTACACATTCGGCAAGTGGGCACTTTATAACCTCTCCCCTTGTTTATGTCTTTTTCTTTTTTACTCATTATCTCTTGTCTTATTTTCGGAGTGATGAGGAGATAGCTATAATAAATAATATAAAGAAAACCAAACCGACTCCAAGCAGAATATTTAACAAGCTCATGCTCTACCCCCTAGAAAATTTTCGCCATCATAAAATCTATATATTTAATTTTTTCTAAATAATAAAACCAAACACAAAAATTCCGGGCCAACTTATCCAAGTCAAAGGTGCCACTATAATTATATCAATATCTATTACCATATATTAATTTACATACGAATAAGGCGGATATTAGTTTCAAAAAATTTCCTACCTTATCTCCTGAAATTTAATCGTCTAATGAGTTAATTGAGCCAATCAGAGAAAGACTTTATTATTTATGAAACTTTAACTAAGAGATAATAGTCATAATGGTGTAAAGGGAGGGAGAACATTGAAGGAAAAAGCCGAGGAAGACATAAAGGATCTGACAAACGAAGGAAAACAATCCTTTTTAAATGAATTAATGGAATCTCATTCCAAGAAAGTTTACTTATTAGCGTATTCTTATGTGAAAGATCAAGGAACCGCAGAAGATATCGCTCAAGACGTATTCATAAAGTGTTTTCGATATATGGACCGATTCCGGGGGGAAGCCGCTATCTCATCCTGGCTTTACAGAATTACAGTGAATCGATCTAAAGATGTTCTTAGAAGGAATAAACTTGCAAAATTAAAATATCCCCTTAATTACTTTGATAAAGAACACCAATCAGAAAGTACTGAACAGACATACATAAAACAAAATCAGAGAGAACGGGTTCTCCAAGCTGTGATGACCTTGCCAATAAAGTACCGCGAAGTACTTGTTCTTTTTTACTTTTATGATCAAAAAATCGAAGACATAAGCATGACCTTAGAAGAAAAGGAAAACACCATTAAAACTCGACTTGCCCGAGGGAGAGAAAAGCTGAAAACCCATCCTATGATTCAAGAAAGGATGATATAAATGGGCGATATGTTCAAAGAAACAAAAGATCATTATGAGAAAAATTTCTATGATGATCACATCCATAACCGAATAAAAAAATCCGTGAATGAAGAGATTCAGAAAGATAGCCGAAAGAATACAAAGGTCTATTATTTTGCTGGGGCTGCGGTACTATTTTTAAGCATTCTTATAGGAGCATCACTTTCATTTCCTACCATTTCAAATGTTATGGCAAAATTCCCTGTGATAGGATCCATATATGAATCAAAAGAGGTGGACCCTATAAGTGCTGATATAAAAGAACTTTTGGAATCTGAAGGTTATAGAGTTCGTTCAATTAGCTTTAACGTTTTAGATAAAACATATGAAATCAGCATTCCCGGGAGCGATATTTACTTTGATGAAGTAAACAAGAAAATTGAAAGCCTGGTTGAGGACCTCTTTGAGGCAAAAGGTTTGGACGCATATAAAGTGAATGTTGTTCCATATACTGGGGTTGATAAAGCGCAATATCCAGAGAAAGTTACAAAGAATCAGAAGATGTTGAATGAGGAAAAACAAATCAAAGAAAAACTTGCAAATCTAGGGCATTCAACAGGATTAGCTTTTTACCTTCCTAATGAAAAGGTGTTTACTGTCGGTATCAAAACTGAAAAAGAAATTTTACAGCATACACATTCGGAAGTGAAGCAGCAAGTTTCCGAGATTCTTCAATCGTTTAGTAGGGATAATTATGAGGTGGAAGTTTTCCGCTATATTGAGAATACATCCATTGAGAAAGCTTCCTACGATACTTGGAGCCAATTCCCATACTCAGTTGGAAGAAAAAGTGATATTGTGAATAGTTATCTAGAAGAAGCAATAGGTACTAAAGGACAATTATCAACTGCTTTGGGCTCTAATAGACTAACAGTATATGCCGACACAAGAAAAACTGATGTCGATGCTTTAATAGCTGAGCTTCCCGAAAAAATAGAAACGGTTAACTTTGGTACATTTAACATCGACGTAAGAGTACTGGGTGGGGGGCCAACAAATGAGACGATATCTCTTAAAATCGCAAGAAAACTTACGATTGCTTTAGCAGGTCAACAAGATTTGCATGTGAAAAATGTTGGGGCTTCTTATGAGAACAACAATTTTCAAATATACGTGAATACCTCGTTGGATAATAAAGATAAAAGCAAGGAAATTATAGTCAATATAGAGAATCAGATTCAAGAATTCTTTAGTTCCAAAGAAGGAAAAGATTCTCTTCAACATAATGATTACAAGATCCACTTTAAGGATAAAAATGGGGAAATACTTTCACCATGATGCCTTGAGAACCAGAGTAGATACCTAATGTGAATTTAAAGCCCTCAGGAACACAACATTTTTCATTTGTGTTTCTGAGGGCTATTCTCATTCCTTGATCTGTGAATTCTGCAATGATGCGTATTATGTGACATGTACGATTAAGCAAAAAAGAGAACGCCCCTTCTCCAGGAATTACGCTCTCTTCTCAAGTAACCTTCATATACTTATGGGTAGAAAAGTACTTTAACATAGTCCTCATTATGTTGGATCAGCTTTTGAAAAGTGTCCGGCCCCTTCTCTAATGGTAAACGATGTGAGATCATCGGCTTGATGTTCAACTGTCCAGTACTCATATAATAAAGAGTGGAACTCCATTCTTTGCCAGGAAACGGCGAGGAAATTGCATTCCAGGAGCCGATGATTTTCAATTCGTTCCGGACAATCTTTTCAAAATAAAAACGTTCCATATCAATTTGAGCATAGGGAATGCCCATGTAGAGCACTTCTCCTCCTTTTTTAGGCAGAGCAAGGATTTGTTCTGAAGTTATCGGTGACCCGGCACATTCCACGGCTAGATCGACTCCAAGCTGCTCCGTTGCTTCAGCTACCTGCTGATGGGCTGGACCATTTTTCGGGTTGACCTTGCTATCCGCCCCTACTTTGTCCGCAACCTCCAGCTTTCTATCATCGATATCAATTGCAATTACTTTTTTTGCCCCGAAAATCTTTGCCCATTGAATGGCCAATAAGCCAATACTTCCACAGCCCATGATGGCTACAGTCGCACCAGGGTGAATGCTCGTACGATAGAATCCGTGTGCGACAACGGAAGATGGTTCAATCATTGCAGCCGTATCGTAGTCCACATTATCAGGAAGAGGAAGGACATGCCTGGCAGGTAAATGAACAAACTCAGCATAAGCACCAGGATGGCGTGCGCCTATGACAGTAAGCTTTTCACATTGTGATAAGTTTCCTTTTAAACAGCTATGGCATTCCCCACAGTAAAAGGTCGGACAGCCGGTAACGCGGTCTCCTACTTTAATGCCTTCGACAGCTGGTCCTATTTCTGCCACTTCTCCAGCGAACTCATGACCAAATGTCATTCCTTCTACATACGGCCCCAGTTTTTTATATCTGGAAATATCCGATCCGCATACACCCACGGCTTTCACCTTAATCACCACGTCGTCTGCTTTTTGAATGACTGGTACCGCTGTATCTTCAAATCTAATATCCTGTTCACCATACAGGTTTAAAGTTTTCATCTTTTTTCACCTTTTTTCGTTACATAGATTCCGTTTCTTTTCCCTCTCGTTTATTCCCACTTGCTAGTTTGTAGAGTGCTGCTCCTATGACTACCGAATTAAATACCATTTGGTGTTCAAAATAAAACTCCCCAATGGCCCGCATAGGCCCCAGCATGAATTCTAAAAAGATATCTACCATCATTAAAACCTCATTTCTTTTACTCGACAGGAGTCAATAAAACTTTAATGGCTTCCCCGCTTTTGATTGCCTTGTAAGCATCTTCCCAGTGTGTAATCGGATACTCATGAGTGACAAGCGATTGAGCGTTCACTCGACCAAAGTTCATCAATTCGAGAGAAGGTTCCCAATCGGCTGATTTTTGACTTCGGCTTCCGACCACTCTGATTTCTTTTTGAATAATCTTTTCAAGGTCAAAAGATACTTCCGGGCTAGGAAAGATTCCGACTTGGCCATATTGTCCTTTTTTCTTTAACAAATCCAAGGCTTGATTAGCTGCTGGGACGGCGCCTGAACATTCAAACACCACATCGGCTCCGTATCCATCCGTCAGCTTATGAACCAAATCTTTAAGGTTTTGTTCTTGAATATTAATTGCATAATCTATTCCTAATTCTTCCGCTTTGTTCAGTCGGATTTGATCGTTGGACAATCCGGCGATGATCACTCTTGCTCCTCTGCTTTTTGCTACTTGAGCTGTAAATAACCCGATCGGTCCGGGACCAATTACAACGACGACGTCTCCCTCATTGATTTCTGTCTTTGCCACTGCATGATGGGTGCAGGCAAGCGGCTCGGTCATAGCAGCAGATCGATCATCAACGTGTGGCGGAAGAAGGTGGACGCTTTCTTTCCTGGCAATCAGATATTTGGCAAACCCACCATCCTGCTGGGTTCCAAGCCCCTTCCTGTGATTACAAAGGTTATAGTCACCATTTTGGCAGTACTTACATTCGCCACATACATAAAATGTCGTTTCAGATGTTACACGGTCACCAATGTTGAATTCCGTTACTCCCTTCCCCACATCAACGACAACACCGGAGAATTCATGGCCTAAGGTGACAGGTACATTCACTTTGTAATGTCCTTCGTAAGTATGAATGTCCGACCCGCAAACCCCAGCGTATTTCACCTCTATTTTCACTTGATGCTCGCCCACAATCGGCTCCTGCTTTTCCTGGATTTCCAGATTTCCGAACCCAAGCTCTGTTTTAACGAGTGCTTTCAAGGCTATCCCTCCTATAGTACGAGTCAATTAAACAAGCTGAAGACTTTGAATATGATCCAGTTGACCAGATTTCCACCCTGGTCAATGCTTGAAATCTTTGCAGACCCTTCCGGCATTTCGAAGTCCGCATTGAACGCCATTTCTGTGAAAATTGGTGCTACATCTGTCGCCATATAGAGAGATAGGGCAATCATCAAAGTTCCTACTATGACGGAGTGGACGATATTCCCTCGAGCCGCTCCCACAATGAATGCGACAACAAATGGAATCGTAGCCAAGTCACCAAAAGGCAACAACGCGTTTCCTGGTAGAATAACAGCTAAAAGAACCGTGATTGGCACAAGAATTAACGCTGTTGAAATTACAGCCGGGTGACCTAGGGCAACAGCGGCATCTAAACCGATATAAATTTCCCGATCACCAAAGCGTTTGGACAGCCATTGACGAGCCGATTCAGAGACAGGCATCAACCCTTCCATAAGAATCTTGACCATGCGAGGCATCAGCACCATAACAGCTGCCATCGCCATTCCAATCTCTATGACTTCTCCTGCACTGTAGCCGGCGAGAATTCCAATCGCTGCACCTAAAAACAGACCAATGAAAATAGATTCCCCGAAGATTCCAAAACGCTTTTGAATGGTGTCCGGGTCAGCGTTCCAATTTTTAATGCCGGGCACTTTATTCAGCCACCTGACTAATATAATTCCAGGTGCATATGAAATCGTACTTCCTGTTGCAATGGAAACACCCGGCAAGTCGAAAAATTCACTAACCATAGGGGCTGTCCAATCCGCTACTTTAAGACAAACGATTTGGAAGATCACCGCAGCAATCAACCCTTGGACAATGCTACCGGAAACGGCATAAACCATAGCAGCCATAAATGTATAATGCCAAAAATTCCATATATCAACGTTCATTGTTTTCGTCGTTTTCGTAAGCAGCATGATCACATTAACTACAAGCCCTAAAGGGATGATGAATGCAGCAACGGCAGAAGCCCAGGCTATCGAGGATGAAGCTGGCCATCCTACGTCAATTACATTCAAATTCACTCCTAAACGGTCTACCATCCCTTGTGCAGCAGGCCCAAGGTTATTAACCAGCAAATCTACCACTAA
Coding sequences within:
- a CDS encoding VOC family protein, with the translated sequence MKVKRIVANIETQDISKAKHFYEEILGLDQKMDLGFIATYGSNEKMTTQISFLSEGGSGTPVPDLSIEVDDLDEVLIRIKDAGISIEYGPAEEPWGVRRFYVRDPFGKLVNILTHL
- a CDS encoding alpha/beta hydrolase family protein — protein: MKNGEKEKFAGLKKVEVVDDHLGVTFPVFVMYPTRTPEKEEFIGPYSLNVAKDAKPQDDVFPLVVISHGTGGTPLVYRTLARHLVQNGFIVAMPEHPYNNIHDNQLENSVTLLESRPGNITQTIDWFKGDDLFKNNVNFDDISIIGHSMGGYTAIAATGGIPTTLPWETDNQVPEVIDLKVEERIKKVILLAPALGWFRNEGALEKLNLPILMMTGERDEITPYFHAEILLKGVGNTEKIESRTIDDAGHFSFLSPFPKEMKKSSFPPSQDPAGFDRELFHQELESDVLNFLLS
- a CDS encoding VOC family protein, with translation MVNTGVTFQIRISDYEGILWYEKLFDRKPDFIPHEDFVEWEITRDAWLQVAVGEPITGNGPLRLGVEDINSERKRLMNVLNLQIEEVKSREGVPAAWCTFEDPYGNRIGLYQDL
- a CDS encoding VOC family protein; this encodes MSEGLLHHVEIYVSDLEKSESFWGWFLNELGYQSYQKWNKGQSWKLGETYLVFVQTETEYLDVPYHRCRTGLNHLAFHASSRERVDEMTRMLKERGMKILYENQHPFAGGEDYYAVYFEDPDRVKVEFVAPSP
- a CDS encoding ATP-binding protein — encoded protein: MKRLVIITVGKTHSGKTTFARALEKELTNSVVIDQDNHAEFINTYYKNLQPEQGPNTLKHALSKLIVDYTKENTDSHMIICNSNRGLKGREYLLEELFNKDEFVRILVHFDISEDELKTRVNQSNRDINIFRGDYSDFNEVLEHQRKEAFKEDVKDPEEHEADYLFVVHNNEEVETVIKKIDHLRKG
- a CDS encoding GNAT family N-acetyltransferase, whose translation is MIHLQKVRTDEAAKLHNLMQFYIYEFSNYLPDIKLEDNGAYKPFDLEKYWNNNQFHAYFIKLGDELIGFALIESATFSNPNTVEEYFIITKYKGKGYGKVIAKKLFTLFPGEWEITQIENNEPAHAFWKGLIHEVSDGNFREHFKDGVYVQKFNT
- a CDS encoding lysozyme inhibitor LprI family protein; this translates as MKRNILIVTLTVVFVMLLAACEDSSAMSEDQSQNKNSTQNNVDDASSEESTANGSNTENTETNDDDEASTNVLTEDGDTSTDNEVSKKEEYEKKLMAAKKETEEMEAADSSTYALKKVENDRWDTWDELLNEIYGVLTEQLAAEEMDQLREEQRDWMKSRDNSALEASLEYEGGTQEHLGYVSVLANLTEKRCYELVEGYMK
- a CDS encoding TIGR04104 family putative zinc finger protein; translated protein: MSKKEKDINKGRGYKVPTCRMCNSKWSWSQAMKQQMKLKSRIVCKYCGHRQYLSEKSQCKHAVLSIIIAFSLIWVFNNTAVPIVLYIIFFILGITLLSLTSPFLMELSSEKEQL
- a CDS encoding sigma-70 family RNA polymerase sigma factor, with protein sequence MKEKAEEDIKDLTNEGKQSFLNELMESHSKKVYLLAYSYVKDQGTAEDIAQDVFIKCFRYMDRFRGEAAISSWLYRITVNRSKDVLRRNKLAKLKYPLNYFDKEHQSESTEQTYIKQNQRERVLQAVMTLPIKYREVLVLFYFYDQKIEDISMTLEEKENTIKTRLARGREKLKTHPMIQERMI
- a CDS encoding DUF4179 domain-containing protein; protein product: MGDMFKETKDHYEKNFYDDHIHNRIKKSVNEEIQKDSRKNTKVYYFAGAAVLFLSILIGASLSFPTISNVMAKFPVIGSIYESKEVDPISADIKELLESEGYRVRSISFNVLDKTYEISIPGSDIYFDEVNKKIESLVEDLFEAKGLDAYKVNVVPYTGVDKAQYPEKVTKNQKMLNEEKQIKEKLANLGHSTGLAFYLPNEKVFTVGIKTEKEILQHTHSEVKQQVSEILQSFSRDNYEVEVFRYIENTSIEKASYDTWSQFPYSVGRKSDIVNSYLEEAIGTKGQLSTALGSNRLTVYADTRKTDVDALIAELPEKIETVNFGTFNIDVRVLGGGPTNETISLKIARKLTIALAGQQDLHVKNVGASYENNNFQIYVNTSLDNKDKSKEIIVNIENQIQEFFSSKEGKDSLQHNDYKIHFKDKNGEILSP
- a CDS encoding galactitol-1-phosphate 5-dehydrogenase, with the protein product MKTLNLYGEQDIRFEDTAVPVIQKADDVVIKVKAVGVCGSDISRYKKLGPYVEGMTFGHEFAGEVAEIGPAVEGIKVGDRVTGCPTFYCGECHSCLKGNLSQCEKLTVIGARHPGAYAEFVHLPARHVLPLPDNVDYDTAAMIEPSSVVAHGFYRTSIHPGATVAIMGCGSIGLLAIQWAKIFGAKKVIAIDIDDRKLEVADKVGADSKVNPKNGPAHQQVAEATEQLGVDLAVECAGSPITSEQILALPKKGGEVLYMGIPYAQIDMERFYFEKIVRNELKIIGSWNAISSPFPGKEWSSTLYYMSTGQLNIKPMISHRLPLEKGPDTFQKLIQHNEDYVKVLFYP
- a CDS encoding zinc-binding dehydrogenase, translating into MKALVKTELGFGNLEIQEKQEPIVGEHQVKIEVKYAGVCGSDIHTYEGHYKVNVPVTLGHEFSGVVVDVGKGVTEFNIGDRVTSETTFYVCGECKYCQNGDYNLCNHRKGLGTQQDGGFAKYLIARKESVHLLPPHVDDRSAAMTEPLACTHHAVAKTEINEGDVVVVIGPGPIGLFTAQVAKSRGARVIIAGLSNDQIRLNKAEELGIDYAINIQEQNLKDLVHKLTDGYGADVVFECSGAVPAANQALDLLKKKGQYGQVGIFPSPEVSFDLEKIIQKEIRVVGSRSQKSADWEPSLELMNFGRVNAQSLVTHEYPITHWEDAYKAIKSGEAIKVLLTPVE